The DNA region TTCCAATCTGTTTTAAACGTTAACTGGAATTTATTAACGGTAAGACTACTGCTAATCGTTAACcatttaacattttacatccccAACTGCTGGACGGTTCTACCCCATGCGACAACAATGCAATAAATCCCTTCTCTCACCACGAGAGAGACACACTGGTTTCTGCCATTGCTCTTCACACCAGTGAACGAGTAGTGTGCATTCCGAGTGAAGTCTGCCGGCACACACCCAACGCCGTCGCTGATGCCAGCCGTTCTTGGGCCTTCCAAGCTCCCAGAGAGGAGGAGATGCAAGGACAGGAAGATCAAGCCCATGCCTGGCTCAGAGAAGCACCAGGCACATAAACTtcacacaagattttttttaaaagtgtctgaATGTTTGCGTGTGTCAGCGTGGTGCTGGAGAAGGTGACAGCCCAGGAGACAGGCTTCCTCTATTCCCAGAGCATGTACATAGCGTGGCGCAAGCAACGCAAGCCATGCTCTTGATCTGGGGAAGTCCAGTTCTAGCAGGCAGGACCAGTAATTCTGCACAACTCATTCAAAcctcagcctctctgctgggaatACCAGGAAGGGGGCCAATTTAGGAAGGGTACATGGAGATCTGTCTACTGGTAAAATGGCTGAGACCCAGCATACTCATTTCCCATAGGCCACATTCCATCACTATCAACCCCAGCGAGATTTAAACTGGCAGCCTAGCAGTAGAAAGCTCACCCTCGCATTAGGAATTGCTATTCAGTGCTCCtcgactttttaaaaaattgcctggAGATCCTAAAAGCCTGGTGGCTCCATCAGCTCTAACACCTCAGCACATGTTGCATCACCTCATGTCTATCAGAAGACAGCTGAAGCACCGCACCACCCTGAAGGTCACAAAGCAATTCCTGGAGACTTTCCTAAGTGACtgatctgtgtgtgtgcacacacgttTTCACAGTCCTCTCGGCCGACTTTAACGACAAAGATGTCCACTACTTTGACTCCGTTTAGTTCTCCAGTGCTAGACCAGGTAAGGGGGAGAGAGATAGATTCTAAACCTTCTTGGACATCAGCAGGAATCACTGTGCGGAttttctatgacctgtgttatccAGGACGTCAGACTAAGGCTGGATTGAACAATGGGCGTAAAAGTGTCGATCCCATCAGATGGGTGTGGGAATACTTCTTACACTTTTTGGACGCTGTTCCTATCTTGGGCCCATGATGCGTTTCCATTTGTCGGGTAAGTTTTCCCCTCGTGCAACGAGATGTTGCATTTTTGTTCTTTCTGTGCAACTTGCTGCTCAGCGGATTAAGCCTCCTGGCTTGTTTTATTGTAACGCACAACAGGAAACGTGAACGTTGGAACCATGATCACCGAGACCGGCGTTTTTCTTGCATGAGTGACCTGGTGGCGCCGAAGATCACAAATGGCTTGAAAATGTCTCCCGCACTCTCTGCACAGGCACGGTGGCTTGGTTACGTGGGTCTCCTGGTGCCTGAGCAGCTGTTGCTTCTGAGCGAAGCACTTCTTGCACTTGGTGCATTTAAACcgcttctcccctgtgtggactcTCAGGCGCACTGCCAGGTCTCGCTTTTGAGCAAAGCATTTCCCATACTCAGCGCACACGCGGGTCCACTCTGCATGTGCGAGCTGGTGACGGTCCGGATCTGCATGCTTTGAGAAGTGCTTCTCCCGTTGGGTCTTTTTCCTCTTGTCCCACCCCAAGGGATTTGGGATTGGAGCTGACCTCCTGTCACTCAGGCTGGACAGAGCTAACGTCGTGGGCAGCCTCTTGTTCTGCTTGGAGACACTGCTCTCACTTGGGCAGTCTTCTGCCTTGACGGAAGTCTGCAAGGCCTGCTCCTTAGAGTCCCCAGGTAATATACTGACTTGTCCCAGGCTTACATCATACCCTTCGTCATGCCTCTCCACCTCGAGCTGGACCCCGAGAGCATCTGCAGGATTAGAATCAATGGCCAGACAATGGTTAGTGACAAAGAACCTTGATAGGACAATAGATTTTGTTTCACAGGGGATTCCAAGACATGGAGACTTTCAGAAACTTCATATGGGCCTGCCAGGAGGATCATTCGGGATTCACAAATCCACTTGGCAAGAGGAACTCTGAAACGTGTAGCATCAGGCTATTAGACCAGAACAAAAGGGCtcttctcaggccttgtctacactcggcagttttgtcagtaaaacttttgtcggtcaggggTATGGAAAAAGCCCACTCCCCCGATGGACATTAGTGTCACcaacaaaagtgccagtgtggacaacgctatgtcggtgggagacgctctcctgctgacataccACTGCCAACGAGCAGCAGGAGCTTtaattatgccagtgggagagctctctcctgttggcacagagcagctacatggAGACcttgcagtggtacagctgtgctgctgtaaggtccgtAGTGTAGATTTGGATGGACAAAATTGACTCCACAAACCCATCAACATGTCTTGGCAGGTAATTTGCTATCCAGACACCATGCTCTAGACCTGAACTGTaaacctccccgcccccaccatcTACACCAAGATGTGAATTCAACAGTGAAATGAATACAACTACCTCCCTGAGGTTTTGGGCCTGGATCTGACCCACATCACTTTCTCAGCTAAGTGCGGGTAGAGCAGAAGCCATTTCATCCAGAACAACAGACTGGTAGAATTTTGTTTTTGGCAAAGGGAGAGAACTGTTTACATTTCTAATCGCCCTGACTCCAACCATgactgggggttgcaaggttgGTCGTTCCAACGCAGCTGAACCCCCTTCCCCGTTACTGGCTGGAGGATTATACCTGCACAGAACGGACTGAGTTGCTCGAAATACAAGGCAGGAATTCCATGTTAACAGAGGTCACTGTCGACACCTTCTTTTCTGAGCCGTGTTGAGCAAAGGAAGGGAATCCCTAGCCGGCCAGACACCACAGAACCCACCGTAAACGTCCCGTTGATAAAGGGAGgcaagaaggaaaacaaaaagtgAGGGAAGACGGGTCTGATCAGAGAGGGGCTGTGATGTAGGCATGCCCCGACTAACCCAGGTAGGCATTAGATCTACTGCATGTCCAATCACCTCCTTGATACTTCACCTAAGGGCGGGGTCGTGTGTGGTCTCTGCCAAAAGCTCAGAGTTCCCTGATCATCATGGAGAATATGAGAGGTTTGTAGAGCTATGGAAAATGTCGGACGTTACTTGTTGGAGACACAGCATGTCACCTGAGGTAGGGCAGGGCTCAGAACTAACTCAATCAAGAGTGCGAACACCACCAGCCCAGCATCTGACCACCTGCAGGCCTGAGCACTGAAAGACAAAAGGACCCCAAGAGACGACTCCGAAAAGGGGGCCCTGAGGGCTGGGCTGAACTGAAGTTAATGTGATGGCCCGATTATGAAAACAGATAAAAGTCTGGGCTGTGTAAGGGCTGAAGAAAGGGCACACGATGTTATCCATCCAGAGGTGCTGCTCTGCCAGCGGGAGTGTCTCATGGAAAGGGGatccctgctctctgggctggaCAAGTGCTGGCTGGACGGACTGACCGACCATTGGGTGAGAAATACCTTATTAACGAGAGCCTTGCCAGTCTAATAACTAACTACAGgctctagtgtgtgttttatgtaTCTGTATCCTTATGTTTCCAAATCCTTTCACTTGCTTCCATTTGAATCTTTTACTGAAGCTTTGCTAAATAAACTTCCATTTGGTTTTACCATAGACACAACTAAGTGCCTTGTGCCAAAGAGAACACTGAACTGAGGTGAGGCCAGTGAGCCCGAGAGCACTCCTTCCAGGGAGGCCACAGATCAGCGCCCGTTGTGGGTGTCCTGAAGACAGGGGACGAGGCACTCACTGTACTAAACTGCTAACCTGCAGTGGGAAAGAGCAGGGCTTGCGATAACCTGCTGTGGAATTTGTGTAGCTTTGGGAGAGTTTCCCCTGGTGGGCACAGACAAAACTCCCTCATGCCGTTAGCAGGTGACAGCGATTCACTCCACCTAGGTTAGCCCTGAAGGGTGTCACACATGCACTCTGGTGCCAATAAAAAACATTTGCTGTTTTCTGCAGTGATACGAACCCCCTCACATCTGCACCAGTGGCCTGACGCTGAGCCTTCTTCTCCGGCGAGGAAGGCGGTAATAACGCCAAGCACTTGAGCAGCACTTAGCCAGTGCAATTCAAGGGGCCAGCTCTGCAGGGGCaatgcctgatcctgcattcctgaTGTGCCCATCACCCGGACTTCACTGGATCCACAGCTCGTGGGACTGCCACAGCCCCAACAACTTCAATTTACGCTCCAGGAGCAGATCTGCCCCGGGCGTTGAATGCACTAGGAATGCAGGTGCAGGCCTATTGACTATGCAAATATTGCCACTCACACTCACACGCAGGTGATTCTTTTCCTTTCAGATCCAGCTGATCCGAGAGGCCCGGCTCTTCCTCTGGGTCAATCTGCGATAAAATGGCAGGACTCTCAAACTGATACCCTGTGAACACAGACAAAGGGATTACAGAGCCATCGGTAGGAGCTGGCCCAGTCCCATGAGCTCCTGATCACCATCTGcaggagctgagggtgctcagcacttagcAGGATCAGACCCCGAAATGTCAGTTGCAAAGAAACATTAATCTTAAACTAGAACAAAGCTGTAAATCCTATTTCTGTCCGTCTGTGCTCCGGAACTCCATCGTGCCCCATTCCACGTGGATGAATGGAACTAAGCAAGATTGCTCCACTTTTGTTTAGAGTGGGCAAAGCTGGGCTCCATCAGGAATCCCCGGGTCGGAAGATTAGCCCTGAAtcaaaagcctttaaaaaaaccctccaaagaTCCCACAGCTCCATGCCAGAAAACGAACACTGATCTTTACCCAGTGAGATCAGACTGGCACAATTCTCCTTCATCACCTCTCGGTACAGTTCCTTCTGCCACTCAGCTAAAACCTCCCACTCCTCCCGGGAGAAAGAGATGGTGACATCTTCAAAGGTCAGTTGCACCTGAAATCACAAGAAGTTACTCAGCCCTGTCTGCATCCATTGGCTGCCAGGTTTTCCTTCCTCAGTTTCCAAGGTCACCTCCTATCCTAATCTCTGCAGGGAAGGGCCAGTCAtttactgtgtgtgtgcacagcaccTCACACaacggggcctgatcctgattggTGCTAAAGTAACATACAGCCAGAGCCTTCCTTTAAGTAGGGCATCTGATAACTGGCAGTCACTGGAGCTAGACTCCGTGCCATCCTGGGGGTAGAGGGGATGGTTCTTTGCATGGTACCTCCTCCAGGCAGGAATTGCAGGCTGAGGGTAAGAAGAGCAGGGCAGGAGCCCATGCACAGGAGGGGCTCCAAAGCTCTTTCTGTATCCCTGGTGCACTAACTTTGGACACAGGTCTCTGTATTTTTATGGCACCTTCCATCTGGGGAACCCAGAGCATCTGGTCATTCTCACAGTCCTCCTGTCAGGTAGGAAAAGAGAGTTATCCCCAGTCTATAAACagggaaaccaaggcagagaGAGGTTAAGGGACTTCACCAAGACCACACTGGCAgcatgtggcagagccaggtcaAAACCCAATATTATCAAATGGGGTCATTTCAATTCTCCGAGTAGGAAAACTTGGACAGCCCTGAAATCACTGCACAAGCTGTGCCTCGTTCCCATACCAAACATCCGAACCAAACCACTTTGGTTTGCCCACAGTGGGGGAGGTCACCATCCATTTCTGTTTCCGTGGCCTGGGCTGCTACAGGCTGGTTCACCTCCTCTTTTATGTCTCatgtgagccagattctcagttacaccaaggcctctttacaccactctggcagcacGGAGCTGCCTGAAAGTGGATGGAGCCAGCCCGATTCTATCCCCTTGCCAGCCAGTAGGTGTAAGAGCTCCAGGCCTGCCCTGTCCCAGTTTGGGGGCAGATcacagaatcctagaatatcagggttggaagggatctcaggaggtcatctagtccaaccccctgctcaaagcaggaccaacctaaactaaatcatcccagccagggctttgtcaagcctgaccttaaaaacctctaaggatggagatcccaccacctccctagggaacccattccagtgcttcaccaccctcctagtgaaatagtgtttcctaatatccagcctaaacctcccccactgcaacttgagaccattgctccttgttctgtcctctgccaccactgagaacagtctagatccatcctctttggaaccccctttcaggtagttgaaaacagctatcaaatctgccctcactcttctcttctacagactaaacaatcccagttccctcagttctCCTCCCCAGatcagaggcacaggcagagtacTCTGCACTCTGGCTGTTCCCAGCTCCTCAAGGCTCATAGGCAAGTTATGTGTTTACTAAGCAGGAGAGCAAGAGAACTACAGGGTCTGTCTGCAGCCAGCAGCCCCTGTGAGGAATCTCCTTTACACTCAGTACAACCCAGgtctatccctcctcccccaggagccactgcacCTTCCCCCAGCACAGAACTCCTGCTAATTCCTTCAACCAGTCTTCTGAGCGATAGATGGGCAGCAGGGGGTTGTGTTCACAGCTTAGCATACctctgcactgcaattagacGGCaaagctggcccatgccagcttgCAGGGTTACCCTTAGGAAGCAAGAAACCCCAGCTCAGCACTCCTCCAACCCCCAGCAATCCCAGTACTGGTTCCGGCAGGGACGAACGTAATTGTGTGCATGGAAGTGAAGTGCTTTCGCACATTGCAAAGGAAGAGCAAAGTGCACACCTCAGACCACTTCACACTGCAGCAGGAGGCCACCTCTCTCTCCCAACCCCAGGGGATCGCATCAGTGCCGCCCCCCACGGTCACCAGTGGGGAAACAGAAGCAGTGCACAAAGAGGTGAAGTACTCAGCAGGGCCCAGAGTAcaaagggggggggaggattcCTGACTCCCACGACTGTGCTCAGGCCGCTAGGCCAGGCTGCCTCTCCCAATCCTTCTGTTTAAAACATCTCCAAGAATCGAGGGGCTGTTCCGCCCCTAATTCCTCCAGGCTGCTCCTGGGCCAAGGCAAGACCACTCCTAGTATTAGTAGGGTTATGCCGGTGCTTAAAGACCCCGGCCGGCCCTGGGGAGGGCACAGAGGGAGCCGAGCCAGGCAGAGAGTGAGAGCGGACAGCTGCCTTTTGGGTGTGATGAGCTCTGAAACCGAGGGATTCCCCCCGCTGCAGGAGCCCTGCCAAAGCGCATCTCCGCCGCGGAGCCAGCCTGCCCGCTTTGCTGGGAGCCTCCCCCCCGGGCTGGGGAGCCCCGCGGCCAGCCCCCCCGGGCGGGGAGATGCACCCAGCTGTGCTCACACCACGGGGCTCCAAGGCCGGGTCTGCAGCCGCCTCCCTCGCCCCAGGTGCCCAGGGTGCGGGCTGCAGGGGGCTTCGCCGAGCCATCACGTGCCGGGCCcgccgcagccccagccccacggcGGGGCAAGCTCGGACCCCGGCGCATCCCAGCCTCTACCTGGGCCGCAGCCATGGCCGGGGGCTCCGCCGGAGCGCGGCGCGGAGGCCCACGGGCGgcgcggcccggcccggcccagctcAGCTGATGGCAGCGGCAGCCGCTTGGTCCACGCTGCTCCTCCCCCTGGTTCCGGCTCGCCTGCGAAATGGCTGCGGGTCCCGCGGCGGAGCAGCGCCCCCAGCGCCCGGGCTCTGCCCGGCTGCTGCTCCGAgggtcccctcccctctgcttggCGGGGCCGCCTGGGAGTCCGGGTTCAATCCCAGCGCTGCTGCGAaccgctgcctcagtttccccttctttaAAATCGGGACAGCAGAGTCCCTGGCACGCTGGAGCGTCATTAAGCTAGGAGGAGTTAGGTGAGATCATGTGAGGGAAACCTCTCGTTCGCAAGGTCCTTAAGGCTTCCGAGTGGGGCTGCGGGTGCGCGTCAAGTTGGATAAACCCCGGTCAGGGTTGGGCTGGGTTTACTCAGTCCTGCCTCATCGCAGGGGGGCTGGAGGTGgcgaccccccccacacccaatcccttccagccccaccttTCTAGGGTTCTGTGATTCTGCAGCTTCTGCCCTTCGAGAACGCTGAACTCAGCAAACCGCAAATGTCTGAAAACCAGGACATGCTGTGTTATGCGCcaacataaccttaactctgccttctTTGAGCGCTGCCCATAGCCTGCACCCTCCAGCTCTGCCTTCTCCCTGTACCGGACAGGGCGCTGCCTGCTTTTGCTCTATGCTCAGACAGTGACTCTGCTTCCCCCACATTTGGGCGATTTAACAACCCCTTCGCACCCCTTCATAGCCCTGTCACACTGCACACAGGATACCATCGAGCCCTGGGCTTTCCCCTCCGCATCACTGAATCCACAGCCCACTCTCCTGTCCCACCTCACTCCTGGCAACGACCCAGAAGTCACCCAATTTCGAGGCTCCGCTACAACCTCGGCAGTTCTGTGCTGAAATGGTGCGGACTGGAAGTTCTTCTCGGTTCGCATGCACCTGGTTCTTTGATAACACACATGGGGCGGGATTTCAAACCCAGCTCTCCTCACATCACAGAGGTTCTCCACACTACTCCAGCTTATTCCTCCACGGTGTTTGTCCTCCATTTCGGGGAATGCCTGCAGACTGGCCATCTCCAGGGGCACCTCCTGAGTTCTGGGAGGAGCGTGTGCCTGCCCACACCtgaaggcccctcccccagccgaagGGGAGGAGCAACCAAACCCAGGGTTCAAGTGAGGTTGGGGGATAATGGCAAATAAGAGGCAGGACTGAGGGTGCTAGGTACAAAATCAGAGATCCAgagggggacaccaagcagagaaccccaggcagcgcccactgctccttgaaggagtctagggagccagcggacacggcccagaggaactctgctcaGACGTGTGATCGAAGGGAAGGAACGGAAGTGGGCCCACAGTCCCACAGCACCTCTCTatccagcatcctcctcctggtgCTGGCCAAGGAGGCCATCGATTCCACCAGGAGGAGGTTGGTGAGGAGGTCTcgtgacttcgtggggccacggacaGAGCGTGTGTaaatcaggaggtgtggggaaaagtgcagccagaaccgaAGCAGAAGATTCTGGAGCAGAAGGAAccggggctgcaacctggcacactcaaGGTAGATGTGCACCATCTACCTGCCAGGTACACGCCCTTGCTCACGGCTCCATGAAGGAGTTGCCAACTAATATCCCCCGCAGGCCAGGGAATCAGGGCAGAATACAGACTGGCCCACCAGGCACCTCCAGGAGCAGCCGAGCCTATGACAATGATGGTGTGAATGAgcaggtggggagaagagggtgaGAGCTGGGCAGGGCTCAGAAAGAGGGAATAGATCGAAGGatgagggaagagagaagaagaaggagcagagagaaaagaggatAAAAAAACCAAGAAAGTAGAAGAACAGAAGGTgtcaaaaaggaagagagaaggcAGGATTTGGAGTCCAGAGGCCCCTATTTGAAGAAAGGCCACAAGAAGATTGAGGAGGCTGGAGGGATCCTCCTGCCTTGGCTGAGAGACATTTGAGAGGGGCACATAATAGTCTACCAATATCTGATGGGGGTAAACACCAAAGAGGCACAAGAAATAATTACCAACGAGGGAGAAGTTTATTTAGTGTGTGATagattcccccatccccaccgccCACTCACACCCAGCCAAGCGGCCGTTACGCAATGCAGTACTTCTCAATTACCAGCTTGCAGGGACGGGCACACAGCATCCTATTGCTGCTGTGTACTCAGAAATACACTAGTCACTATGATGTGTGAAACACCCTCCATGACTGCTAGCAGGGATGCAACTGGGCATATACTGCATAGGCCCATGGAGAACAGCACCATCCACAGCTTTCCCCAAAACTTCCCCAGATGGTTGAATTTCATGCCAATCTCCAGCATGGATGTGCAAAGCCTGCCCAGGCAAATGCAGTATTTCACAATCAAGATGTTAAGCTGCCATAGAAATCGCTCTGACACTCAGCTACAAGGCACCTAAATAGCAGATAAAAGCTCCCCTCTACAGCTCAAATTAACTTGCAGTCCGTTAAAACAAGGTAACAAAGGTTCGTCACATATGCACGGACAGTATGGAACACTCTGGTGTTCAGACTAGCTGAGATTTTAAGTCGTAAGCCATCATGATTCCTACTTAGGGATTAGGGCCCAGAGGAAATTAGAAGCCtgaatatctttgtggatctgtgCCTATATTTTTATTGCTGGTCTCTAATCTTGGGTATATGACTGCCTGGGAGCCCAAATTGAGACATCTGTCATCAGTGGTGACTGAAAATTTGCGGCTGTATAACTCTGTGATCAGAAGATTCCCTCCTGCAGCACACCTCTGTCAGGAGCACACGCTGTTCCACACTGCGCACCCAGCACCGCACCCACTGTGCTGCTCTCCCACACAGGAGACCATGGCCAGCGATGGTTACTATTCAGCTCATTGCTCATCAGATACAGGAGGTGGCAGCTAAGCACTACAAAAAGTGTTCCGGTCTCTACAATGTCAGACTGCCAAAACCTCGACTTCCTGCTGCTTAAttaggccctgctccagcaaagcacttaagcatatgcaaTGGGATTATttgtatgcttaaaattaagcacttgcttaagtgctttgctggctcAGAGCCAGAGTATGTGTCCTTGCAAAACACAGGTGTATGCTGGTAGGCTGGAATTTGAGTGAGGGACAGTGTAAAACTAGTTAGCAGGCCACTGCTTGGGAGATCTGATTGGTGTTTGCTGGTTTATATGGAACTATGAAACATCATGAAGCCTTATTAGTCATTCAgtaactccccccctccccacacacacacacacacacacagacttcagCTCCATACATCCCCCAACCAACCtctgcaaaaaaccaaaaaccacttCAACTTCTGGTTGTTTGGTTTGGCCTCTGTCCAGCaatgcacttaaacacatgcagtcagactactcacatgcttaaaattaagcacgtattgaagtgctttgctggagatGGGCCAGCGGGCATGGGCTCACAAATCACTGGCGGCTGCTGTAATGAAAAAAACAGACGTCAGGTTGGAAGGTGCCTCTGAAGCACTGGGTAGGGGACCGTGTAAAACTGCCTTGCACACAGCTGGTTGGGAGATTACGCCACTGTTATACGTTGGTTTAGATTTTGTAGCTACATGGAATCTTATTCAATCACGTAGCAGATTTCACTAAAAAAAAGTTCAGTTCCATTCAATGCCACGTCCCCCACCTCAGCTTCCTGCTGCTTAGCTTGGCCTCGGTCCAGAAAAGCACTCAAGTACGtgcaatgggactattcacatgcttaaaattaagcacatgctttagtgctttgctggaccaAGGCCAGAGTGTGTGGTCTTACAAATCAGTGCTGGGGGCCAGAACAAAGAAACAGATGGATTTTGCCTTTGCAATACCAAGTCAAGGACAGCGCAAAGCCGGCTTACACAAAGCAGCTTGGGAGAAAGTAACAACTCCATAGTAAAAGTTCAGTTCtggaaggcagccttattccatgtGAAATTTCATATGGTGTTAGCTGTCATGCCCCTTGAACTTCCGGTGTAGTGTCGGCTGGGTTCTGTGGAATCCATTTGTAATGAGTGGCACAGGCGCTGACTTTCAGTTTTCTAGGTGGGTGGGTGCTCCATCCTGGCTCTGCcctagggttgctaactttctaattgcacaaacccaaacacccttgccccgccccttctcggAGGTCCTGTCCCAATtcactccagcccccccccctcgctctcccctaccctcactttcactggactgaagtggttggggtgtgggtgggagtgcaggctctggggtgtggccagtaatgaggggttcagggtacaggagggctctgggctgggacaggatgTTGGGGTACTGGagagggtgaaggctctggctggaggtgcaggttccagggtggggctagggatcaggggtttgggggttaggagggggctccaggctagggtcaaggagtttggagtgcaggagcgggctcagggctggggcaggggattggggtgtgggagggggtgcaggctctgggatggggccagggatgaggggtttggagtgtggaagggggatCAGTGctgcggtgcaggagggggtgtgggctccaggagggggctcagggctggggtaggcgTGTGGGAGGAAGTGCAggagcaggatctgggagggTGTTAGGGTATGAGAAAGggttccgacctggggcagggggttcagggtaaGACTCTGactgggcggcacttacctcaagtggctcgtagtcggtggcgcagcagggctaaggcaggctccctgcctgccctggctccatgctgcttccggaagcagccggcatgttcAAGCCCTAGGCAGAGAGGCCAGGGGACTCTGCGTGATGTGTACTGCCCACGCctacaggtgccacccctgcagctcccatttggccacagtttccggccaatgggagctgtggagcaggTGTTGGAGGCGGGGACAGCACAtggagcttccctgatt from Gopherus evgoodei ecotype Sinaloan lineage chromosome 2, rGopEvg1_v1.p, whole genome shotgun sequence includes:
- the LOC115645295 gene encoding zinc finger protein 354B-like isoform X1, with translation MAAAQVQLTFEDVTISFSREEWEVLAEWQKELYREVMKENCASLISLGYQFESPAILSQIDPEEEPGLSDQLDLKGKESPACEYALGVQLEVERHDEGYDVSLGQVSILPGDSKEQALQTSVKAEDCPSESSVSKQNKRLPTTLALSSLSDRRSAPIPNPLGWDKRKKTQREKHFSKHADPDRHQLAHAEWTRVCAEYGKCFAQKRDLAVRLRVHTGEKRFKCTKCKKCFAQKQQLLRHQETHVTKPPCLCRECGRHFQAICDLRRHQVTHARKTPVSVIMVPTFTFPVVRYNKTSQEA
- the LOC115645295 gene encoding zinc finger protein 354A-like isoform X2, translating into MAAAQVQLTFEDVTISFSREEWEVLAEWQKELYREVMKENCASLISLGYQFESPAILSQIDPEEEPGLSDQLDLKGKESPAYALGVQLEVERHDEGYDVSLGQVSILPGDSKEQALQTSVKAEDCPSESSVSKQNKRLPTTLALSSLSDRRSAPIPNPLGWDKRKKTQREKHFSKHADPDRHQLAHAEWTRVCAEYGKCFAQKRDLAVRLRVHTGEKRFKCTKCKKCFAQKQQLLRHQETHVTKPPCLCRECGRHFQAICDLRRHQVTHARKTPVSVIMVPTFTFPVVRYNKTSQEA